The following coding sequences lie in one Pectobacterium sp. A5351 genomic window:
- the murC gene encoding UDP-N-acetylmuramate--L-alanine ligase — protein sequence MNTQQLAKLRSIVPEMHRVRHIHFVGIGGAGMGGIAEVLANEGYEISGSDLAPNAVTQQLTELGAQIYFHHRAENVLNASVVVVSSAITADNPEIAAAHDARIPVIRRAEMLAELMRFRHGIAIAGTHGKTTTTAMVSSIYAEAGLDPTFVNGGLVKAAGTHARLGSSRYLIAEADESDASFLHLQPMVAIVTNIEADHMDTYQGDFENLKQTFINFLHNLPFYGQAVMCIDDAVIRELLPRVGRHITTYGFSDDADVRISGYHQTGAQGHFTLERKDKPLLTVTLNAPGRHNALNAAAAVAVATDEGIDDEAILRALERFQGTGRRFDFLGEYPLELVNGQSGTAMLVDDYGHHPTEVDATIKAARAGWPNKRLVMIFQPHRYTRTRDLYDDFAHVLSQVDVLLMLDVYSAGESPIPGADSRSLCRTIRGRGKIDPILVTDVDTLPELLSQALRGEDLILVQGAGNIGKLARKLADSRLQPQMSE from the coding sequence GTGAATACTCAACAACTGGCGAAACTGCGTTCAATCGTGCCCGAGATGCATCGCGTCCGGCACATACACTTTGTTGGCATCGGCGGTGCTGGCATGGGTGGTATCGCCGAAGTGTTGGCCAACGAAGGTTATGAGATTAGCGGGTCCGATCTGGCACCGAATGCGGTGACGCAGCAGTTGACCGAACTTGGCGCACAGATTTACTTCCACCACCGTGCGGAGAACGTTTTGAACGCCAGCGTGGTGGTGGTGTCGAGTGCGATTACTGCGGATAACCCTGAGATTGCCGCCGCGCATGACGCCCGTATTCCGGTGATCCGTCGTGCCGAGATGTTGGCGGAACTGATGCGTTTTCGTCACGGTATTGCGATTGCGGGTACGCACGGTAAGACGACCACCACGGCGATGGTCAGCAGTATTTACGCGGAAGCGGGATTAGACCCGACGTTTGTGAATGGCGGATTAGTGAAGGCGGCAGGAACGCATGCGCGTTTGGGCTCAAGCCGTTACCTGATTGCGGAAGCAGATGAAAGCGATGCGTCTTTCCTGCATTTGCAGCCGATGGTGGCGATTGTGACCAACATTGAAGCCGACCATATGGACACCTATCAGGGCGATTTTGAGAACCTGAAGCAGACGTTCATCAATTTCCTGCACAACCTGCCGTTTTACGGGCAAGCGGTGATGTGTATTGATGATGCGGTAATCCGTGAGCTGCTGCCGCGCGTGGGTCGCCATATCACTACGTATGGCTTTAGCGACGATGCCGATGTGCGTATTTCAGGGTATCACCAGACTGGTGCGCAAGGGCATTTTACGCTGGAGCGGAAAGATAAACCGCTGCTCACTGTCACGCTGAATGCGCCGGGGCGTCACAATGCGCTCAACGCAGCGGCGGCGGTTGCGGTGGCGACCGATGAGGGCATTGATGATGAGGCGATTCTGCGTGCGCTTGAACGTTTTCAGGGCACCGGACGTCGCTTTGATTTCCTCGGTGAGTACCCGCTTGAATTGGTGAATGGGCAAAGCGGTACGGCGATGTTGGTGGATGATTACGGCCACCATCCGACGGAAGTTGATGCCACGATTAAAGCTGCCCGTGCTGGGTGGCCGAATAAGCGGTTGGTCATGATTTTTCAGCCGCATCGCTATACGCGAACCCGCGATTTGTATGATGATTTCGCGCACGTGTTATCACAGGTTGACGTATTGCTGATGCTGGATGTGTATTCCGCTGGAGAGTCGCCGATTCCAGGTGCGGACAGCCGTTCGCTGTGCCGTACGATACGCGGAAGAGGTAAGATTGATCCGATTCTGGTGACGGATGTGGATACTTTACCGGAACTGTTGTCACAGGCGCTGCGAGGTGAAGACCTGATTTTGGTTCAGGGCGCCGGCAACATCGGTAAACTGGCGCGTAAACTGGCTGATTCCAGATTACAGCCACAGATGAGTGAATGA
- the murG gene encoding undecaprenyldiphospho-muramoylpentapeptide beta-N-acetylglucosaminyltransferase, whose protein sequence is MSGEGKRLMVMAGGTGGHVFPGLAVAHHLMAQGWQVRWLGTADRMEADLVPKHGIEIDFIRISGLRGKGIWAQLSAPIRIFQAVRQARAIMRRYQPDVVLGMGGYVSGPGGLAAWLCGIPVVLHEQNGIAGLTNRWLSHIAKKVLQAFPGAFPNADVVGNPVRTDVLALPAPETRLADRSGPVRVLVVGGSQGARVLNQTLPGVAAQLGDRVTIWHQVGKGALSTVQQAYQDVGQTQHKITEFIDDMAEAYAWADVVVCRSGALTVSEIAAAGLPALFVPFQHKDRQQYWNALPLEQAGAAKIIEQPQFNVAAVSEVLSGWDRATLLTMAQKARAVAIPDATERVAAEVSAAAGSRATHVAHG, encoded by the coding sequence ATGAGTGGCGAAGGCAAGCGTTTGATGGTGATGGCTGGCGGTACGGGCGGGCATGTTTTCCCCGGACTCGCGGTTGCACACCACCTGATGGCGCAGGGCTGGCAGGTTCGCTGGTTAGGTACGGCGGATCGAATGGAAGCCGATTTGGTGCCTAAGCATGGTATCGAAATTGATTTTATCCGCATTTCTGGATTGCGTGGTAAAGGCATTTGGGCGCAGTTAAGCGCACCGATTCGTATTTTTCAGGCAGTACGTCAGGCGCGGGCGATTATGCGCCGCTACCAGCCTGATGTGGTGTTGGGGATGGGCGGTTACGTTTCCGGCCCCGGCGGTCTGGCCGCCTGGCTGTGCGGCATTCCGGTCGTGCTCCACGAACAGAACGGGATTGCAGGGTTGACCAACCGCTGGTTATCCCACATTGCCAAAAAAGTATTGCAGGCGTTTCCTGGCGCATTTCCCAACGCAGATGTGGTGGGGAATCCGGTCAGAACTGATGTGCTGGCGCTGCCTGCACCGGAAACACGATTAGCCGATCGCTCAGGCCCTGTGAGGGTGCTGGTTGTTGGCGGTAGTCAGGGCGCAAGAGTACTGAACCAAACGCTGCCCGGTGTGGCGGCACAGCTGGGCGACCGCGTGACGATTTGGCATCAGGTCGGTAAAGGTGCGTTATCAACCGTTCAGCAGGCCTATCAGGATGTTGGGCAGACGCAGCACAAGATTACCGAGTTTATTGATGACATGGCGGAAGCCTACGCCTGGGCGGATGTTGTGGTGTGCCGTTCCGGTGCATTAACCGTCAGTGAAATTGCGGCGGCTGGGTTACCGGCGCTGTTTGTGCCGTTCCAGCATAAAGATCGGCAGCAGTATTGGAATGCGCTGCCGTTGGAACAAGCTGGCGCAGCAAAAATTATTGAGCAGCCACAGTTTAACGTGGCGGCTGTCAGCGAGGTGCTTTCCGGTTGGGATCGTGCAACCTTGCTGACAATGGCGCAAAAAGCCCGCGCAGTGGCGATTCCAGATGCAACCGAACGGGTTGCGGCGGAAGTCAGTGCAGCGGCAGGCAGTCGGGCCACACATGTGGCTCACGGTTAA
- the ftsW gene encoding cell division protein FtsW: MRFFGLAFIERIKSWVMGTRESDTLSVVLYDRTLVWLTLGLAVIGFVMVTSASMPVGQRLASDPFLFAKRDAIYLGLAFGLSLVTLRIPMEIWQRYSPVLLLLAMVMLLVVLAVGSSVNGASRWISLGPLRIQPAELSKLALFCYLSSYMVRKVEEVRNNFWGFCKPMGVMVVLAVLLLAQPDLGTVVVLFITTLAMLFLAGAKMWQFLAIIGCGVFAVGLLIVAEPYRMRRVTSFWNPWDDPFGSGYQLTQSLMAFGRGEFWGQGLGNSVQKLEYLPEAHTDFIFSILGEELGYIGVVLALLMIFFVAFRAMSIGKRALEIDQRFSGFLACSIGIWFSFQTLVNVGAAAGMLPTKGLTLPLISYGGSSLLIMSTAIVLLLRIDFETRLTKAQAFTRGAR; this comes from the coding sequence ATGCGGTTCTTCGGGCTGGCGTTTATCGAACGCATCAAAAGCTGGGTTATGGGAACGCGTGAAAGCGATACGCTGAGCGTGGTTCTCTATGACAGGACGCTGGTGTGGTTGACGCTTGGGCTGGCTGTGATTGGTTTTGTGATGGTGACGTCGGCTTCCATGCCAGTCGGACAACGTCTTGCCAGCGACCCGTTCCTGTTTGCGAAACGTGATGCGATTTATCTCGGGTTGGCATTTGGTTTGTCGTTAGTCACGCTGCGTATCCCGATGGAGATATGGCAGCGCTACAGCCCGGTGCTGTTGTTGCTCGCGATGGTTATGCTGTTGGTGGTTCTGGCGGTGGGAAGCTCGGTCAACGGTGCATCCCGCTGGATTTCGCTGGGGCCGTTGCGTATTCAGCCTGCGGAGTTATCCAAGCTGGCGCTGTTTTGCTACCTGTCCAGCTACATGGTGCGCAAAGTTGAGGAAGTGAGAAATAACTTCTGGGGCTTTTGCAAACCGATGGGCGTGATGGTGGTGTTGGCGGTGCTGCTGCTGGCGCAGCCTGATCTCGGTACCGTGGTTGTGCTCTTTATTACGACGCTGGCGATGCTGTTTCTGGCCGGTGCCAAGATGTGGCAGTTTTTGGCGATTATCGGCTGTGGCGTGTTTGCCGTTGGCCTGTTGATTGTCGCTGAGCCTTACCGTATGCGACGTGTGACGTCTTTCTGGAATCCGTGGGACGATCCGTTCGGCAGCGGTTACCAGTTGACGCAATCCCTGATGGCATTTGGGCGCGGCGAATTCTGGGGACAAGGGCTGGGGAATTCAGTACAGAAACTGGAATATTTGCCGGAGGCGCATACCGATTTCATTTTCTCTATTTTAGGTGAGGAACTCGGCTATATCGGTGTGGTTTTAGCGTTGTTAATGATATTCTTCGTCGCTTTTCGCGCGATGTCTATCGGGAAGCGGGCGCTGGAAATCGATCAGCGTTTTTCGGGCTTTCTGGCGTGTTCAATCGGTATCTGGTTCAGCTTTCAGACGCTGGTGAACGTAGGCGCGGCGGCGGGAATGCTACCGACGAAAGGGCTGACGTTGCCGCTGATCAGTTACGGCGGTTCCAGTTTGCTGATTATGTCGACGGCGATTGTTTTGCTGTTACGCATTGATTTTGAAACGCGTCTGACGAAAGCGCAGGCGTTTACGAGAGGTGCCCGATGA